From one Catenulispora sp. GP43 genomic stretch:
- a CDS encoding 16S rRNA (uracil(1498)-N(3))-methyltransferase gives MSTAPVFFWQDAETTGRGARVRLDGPEGRHAALVRRLTAGERVDLAGGRGVVAECVVAVAHKDWLELDVRDVVRTPAPEPRITVVQALPKGDRGETAVETMTEIGVDAVVPWAASRSIVQWKGERGEKALNKWRATAREAAKQSRRAWWPEVAALHSTAEVAELLAGADQALVLHEDARTPLAGLEVARGGSVVLVIGPEGSISSRELAAFEAVGAQSCKMGPTVLRTSTAGTAAATVVLAKSGRWD, from the coding sequence GTGAGCACCGCACCGGTCTTCTTCTGGCAGGACGCTGAGACGACCGGGCGCGGTGCCCGCGTCCGCCTGGACGGCCCCGAGGGGCGCCACGCGGCCCTCGTGCGCCGGCTGACGGCCGGAGAGCGGGTGGACCTGGCCGGCGGCCGGGGCGTGGTCGCCGAGTGCGTGGTGGCGGTGGCGCACAAGGACTGGCTGGAGCTCGACGTCCGGGACGTGGTGCGCACCCCGGCCCCGGAACCCCGGATCACCGTGGTCCAGGCGCTGCCCAAGGGCGACCGCGGCGAGACCGCCGTGGAGACGATGACCGAGATCGGCGTCGACGCCGTGGTGCCGTGGGCGGCCAGCCGGTCGATCGTGCAGTGGAAGGGCGAGCGCGGCGAGAAGGCGCTGAACAAGTGGCGGGCGACCGCGCGCGAGGCTGCGAAGCAGTCCCGCCGCGCCTGGTGGCCGGAAGTGGCGGCGCTCCACTCGACCGCCGAGGTCGCCGAACTGCTCGCGGGCGCGGACCAGGCCCTGGTGCTGCACGAGGACGCCCGGACGCCGCTGGCCGGCCTGGAGGTGGCCCGCGGCGGCTCGGTGGTCCTGGTGATCGGCCCGGAGGGGTCCATCTCGAGCCGGGAGCTGGCGGCCTTCGAGGCGGTCGGCGCGCAGTCCTGCAAGATGGGCCCGACCGTGCTGCGGACCTCGACGGCCGGGACCGCCGCGGCGACGGTGGTGCTGGCGAAGTCGGGGCGCTGGGACTGA
- a CDS encoding ABC transporter ATP-binding protein, whose amino-acid sequence MEPEFAFAFRGVQTTVGRFRLRDISFSLPQGYVMGFVGANGAGKTTSIRCLLGMQRIERGRIEVLGHRVPAPVALRQEVGVVLDHTYLVGEWRLSEVERAVGPFYDRWDTTRYHDLLDGFGLDPRARVKDLSRGMAVKLMIAIALSHRARLLVFDEPTSGLDPVARDELSQILGDFLTDERHSILFSTHITSDLERIGDYLTLIHEGRIVATGTKDEIVDGYRIVRGGPDDLADVVGIPLIGVRRTGVGVQALVATEDAALLGDRVVVDPPSLEEIAVHIGSRENTRVPAEEYS is encoded by the coding sequence GTGGAACCAGAGTTCGCGTTCGCCTTCCGCGGGGTGCAGACCACGGTGGGCCGATTCCGGCTGCGAGACATCAGCTTCTCGCTTCCGCAGGGCTATGTCATGGGCTTCGTCGGGGCCAACGGCGCCGGCAAGACCACGTCGATCCGGTGCCTGCTGGGGATGCAGCGGATCGAGCGGGGCCGGATCGAGGTGCTCGGGCACCGGGTCCCGGCCCCGGTCGCGCTCCGGCAGGAGGTCGGGGTGGTGCTCGACCACACCTATCTCGTGGGGGAATGGCGGCTGAGCGAGGTGGAGCGCGCGGTCGGGCCCTTCTACGACCGCTGGGACACCACGCGCTACCACGACCTGCTCGACGGGTTCGGCCTGGACCCCCGGGCCCGGGTCAAAGACCTGTCGCGCGGCATGGCCGTGAAGCTCATGATCGCGATCGCGCTCTCCCACCGCGCCCGGCTGCTGGTCTTCGACGAGCCGACCAGCGGCCTGGACCCGGTGGCCCGGGACGAGCTGTCCCAGATCCTCGGCGACTTCCTCACCGACGAACGGCACAGCATCCTGTTCTCCACGCACATCACCTCCGACCTGGAGCGCATCGGCGACTACCTGACGCTCATCCACGAAGGCCGGATCGTCGCCACCGGGACCAAGGACGAGATCGTGGACGGCTACCGCATCGTGCGCGGCGGCCCGGACGACCTCGCGGACGTCGTCGGCATCCCGCTCATCGGCGTGCGGCGCACCGGCGTCGGCGTCCAGGCGCTGGTCGCCACCGAGGACGCCGCCCTGCTCGGCGACCGGGTCGTGGTCGATCCGCCCAGCCTGGAGGAGATCGCCGTCCACATCGGATCGCGGGAGAACACCCGCGTCCCCGCCGAGGAGTACTCATGA
- the hrcA gene encoding heat-inducible transcriptional repressor HrcA has translation MTTESRLDERKLDVLRAIVQDYVATREPVGSKALVERHNIGVSPATIRNEMAALEDEGYIHQPHTSAGRVPTDKGYRLFVDRLSQVKPLSGAEKRAIHSFLDGAVDLDDVVARTVRLLAQITQQVAVVQYPSLSRSAVRHVELVPLTPTRIMLVLITDTGRVEQRIVDCGAPVPEATVADVRARLNAEVGSRRLNDVPTLLADFAERFGPEDRNWVGVVIATLLEAVVEQREERIVMAGTANLARFRHDFPDTVYPVLEALEEQVVLLRLFGEAQSGLTVRIGHENAHEGLVGTSVVSTGYGRGEKDVVAHLGVLGPTRMDYPGTMGAVTAVAAYVGRILAET, from the coding sequence GTGACGACCGAGAGCAGGCTCGACGAGCGCAAGCTCGACGTGCTCCGCGCCATCGTGCAGGACTACGTCGCCACCAGGGAGCCGGTGGGTTCCAAGGCCCTGGTCGAGCGGCACAACATCGGCGTGTCGCCGGCGACGATACGCAACGAGATGGCCGCGCTGGAGGACGAGGGCTACATCCACCAGCCGCACACCAGCGCCGGCCGGGTCCCCACCGACAAGGGCTACCGGCTGTTCGTGGACCGGCTCTCGCAGGTCAAGCCGCTGTCCGGGGCCGAGAAGCGGGCCATCCACTCCTTCCTGGACGGCGCGGTCGACCTCGACGACGTGGTGGCGCGCACCGTCCGGCTGCTGGCCCAGATAACGCAGCAGGTCGCGGTGGTCCAGTACCCCTCGCTGAGCCGTTCGGCGGTGCGGCACGTGGAGCTGGTCCCGCTGACCCCGACCCGGATCATGCTGGTGCTGATCACCGACACCGGCCGGGTCGAGCAGCGGATCGTGGACTGCGGCGCCCCGGTGCCGGAGGCCACCGTGGCGGACGTGCGGGCCCGGCTGAACGCCGAGGTCGGCTCGCGGCGTCTGAACGACGTGCCGACGCTGCTGGCCGACTTCGCCGAGCGGTTCGGCCCCGAGGACCGCAACTGGGTCGGGGTGGTGATCGCGACGCTGCTGGAAGCGGTCGTCGAGCAGCGCGAGGAGCGCATCGTGATGGCCGGTACCGCGAACCTGGCGCGCTTCCGCCATGATTTCCCCGACACGGTTTACCCGGTTCTGGAGGCCTTGGAGGAACAAGTAGTGCTGCTGCGCTTGTTCGGAGAGGCACAGTCCGGACTCACCGTGCGGATCGGCCACGAGAACGCGCACGAGGGTCTGGTCGGCACGTCGGTGGTGAGTACCGGGTACGGACGGGGCGAGAAGGACGTGGTGGCCCACCTGGGTGTCCTGGGGCCCACACGGATGGATTACCCCGGCACGATGGGCGCGGTCACCGCCGTAGCCGCTTATGTGGGGCGCATACTGGCTGAGACCTAA
- a CDS encoding GntR family transcriptional regulator, whose product MRVVLSNSSQVPLYEQIKEQIGAAILGGDLAEGAALPSVRALARDLRISVITTTRAYTELAAEGFIATVPGKGAFVQPLDRGLVREQRVRQVEAGLQAALDAARPAGLGRDDLVEILDTLIRAEQQEPAS is encoded by the coding sequence ATGCGAGTCGTGTTGTCGAACAGCTCCCAGGTGCCGCTCTATGAGCAGATCAAGGAACAGATCGGGGCGGCGATCCTCGGCGGCGACCTCGCGGAGGGCGCCGCCCTGCCGTCGGTCCGGGCGCTGGCGCGCGACCTGCGGATCAGCGTCATCACGACCACCCGCGCCTACACCGAACTGGCCGCCGAGGGGTTCATCGCCACGGTGCCCGGCAAGGGCGCCTTCGTCCAGCCGCTGGACCGCGGACTGGTCCGCGAGCAGCGGGTCCGGCAGGTCGAGGCCGGGCTCCAGGCCGCGCTCGACGCCGCCCGCCCGGCCGGGCTGGGCCGCGACGACCTCGTCGAGATCCTCGACACGCTGATCCGGGCCGAGCAGCAGGAACCCGCTTCCTGA
- a CDS encoding GNAT family N-acetyltransferase, producing the protein MTTKPTRNVRLDPMTADEYPAWEAVMVSGFAAAQVREGHWAAATARQQALDVTRGLLPAGVESHANHLWTARDAQTEREIGALWIAMRELGPALEAFIYDIHVSPDAQGEGYGRAIMQAGAAAARALGAETVALNVHGANDRAYQLYKSLGYTVTNRHMRLGL; encoded by the coding sequence ATGACGACGAAGCCGACCAGGAACGTACGCCTGGACCCGATGACAGCCGACGAATACCCGGCCTGGGAAGCGGTGATGGTGAGCGGCTTCGCGGCGGCCCAGGTCCGCGAAGGACACTGGGCCGCCGCGACCGCGCGGCAGCAGGCGCTGGACGTGACCCGGGGACTGCTTCCGGCGGGCGTCGAGAGCCACGCGAACCACCTGTGGACCGCCCGCGACGCCCAGACCGAGCGCGAGATCGGCGCGCTGTGGATCGCCATGCGCGAGCTCGGCCCAGCGCTGGAGGCCTTCATATACGACATCCACGTCAGTCCCGACGCGCAGGGCGAGGGCTACGGCCGGGCCATCATGCAGGCCGGGGCGGCCGCGGCGCGGGCCCTGGGCGCCGAGACCGTCGCGCTGAACGTGCACGGTGCGAATGACCGGGCCTACCAGCTCTACAAGAGCCTCGGCTACACGGTGACCAACCGGCACATGCGGTTGGGCTTGTGA
- a CDS encoding ABC-2 transporter permease, which produces MTAVARVALLDLRTIAPYRRQVVLTPLLVMAIMVNHPEVIVPGLVLLCASTTAGYPFMVSDRADLETLYAVLPLTRRSLLLGHYLWATAVFAVTAGLGTPVALLLARQQHHAFSGHTVATVVTLSWAAFALTVSIQFPLFVRFGFTKSGLMATTLPISIVAVAATRLHLRYTPDATGFALFAAGGAALLAASMVATTAVDPRRTGRSAID; this is translated from the coding sequence ATGACAGCCGTGGCCCGCGTCGCGCTGCTTGACCTGCGCACCATCGCGCCCTACCGCCGCCAAGTCGTCCTCACGCCGCTGCTGGTGATGGCGATCATGGTCAACCACCCGGAGGTCATCGTGCCGGGGCTGGTCCTGCTGTGCGCCTCGACCACCGCCGGCTACCCGTTCATGGTCTCCGACCGTGCGGACCTGGAGACCCTCTACGCCGTCCTGCCCCTGACCCGCCGCTCGCTACTGCTCGGCCACTACCTGTGGGCGACGGCGGTCTTCGCCGTCACCGCCGGGCTCGGCACACCCGTGGCGCTGCTCCTGGCCCGGCAGCAGCACCACGCGTTCAGCGGGCACACCGTCGCGACCGTCGTGACGCTGTCCTGGGCGGCGTTCGCGCTGACCGTCTCGATCCAGTTCCCGCTGTTCGTCAGGTTCGGTTTCACGAAGTCCGGCCTGATGGCCACGACCCTGCCGATCAGCATCGTCGCGGTCGCCGCCACCCGCCTGCATCTGCGCTACACGCCGGACGCGACGGGTTTCGCGCTGTTCGCGGCCGGCGGCGCGGCGCTGCTCGCGGCCTCCATGGTCGCCACGACCGCGGTGGATCCGCGGCGGACCGGCCGCTCGGCCATCGACTAG
- the dnaJ gene encoding molecular chaperone DnaJ: MSTDYYSVLGVRRDATQDEIKKAYRRLARELHPDVNPDPGTQERFKEIGMAYEVLSDPQKRQMYDLGGDPRSAGAGAGGFAGFGFTDIMDAFFGGQTSRGPRSRVRKGNDALIRIEIELADAAFGSAREISVDTAVICVACSGEGSAPGTHPVTCDMCNGRGEVSQVTRSFLGQVMTSRPCPQCQGFGTVVPSPCPECSGEGRVRTRRKLTVKIPPGVDNGTRIQLAGEGEVGPGGGPAGDLFIEIVELPHPIFQRRGDDLHCTVTLPMTAASLGTKLPLETLDGPAEIDVRPGTQSGHAITLRGRGIQHLRGTGRGDLIVHVEVKTPTKLDPEQEELLRRLAKLRGEERPSGEFAPGQQKLFSRLRDAFNAR, encoded by the coding sequence GTGTCGACGGATTACTACAGCGTGCTGGGTGTGCGGCGTGACGCCACGCAGGACGAGATCAAGAAGGCGTACCGGCGCCTGGCCCGAGAACTGCATCCGGACGTCAACCCGGATCCGGGCACGCAGGAGCGGTTCAAAGAGATAGGCATGGCCTACGAGGTCCTGTCGGACCCGCAGAAGCGCCAGATGTACGACCTCGGCGGGGACCCGCGGAGTGCCGGCGCCGGCGCGGGCGGCTTCGCCGGCTTCGGCTTCACGGACATCATGGACGCCTTCTTCGGCGGCCAGACCTCGCGCGGCCCGCGCTCGCGGGTCCGCAAGGGCAACGACGCGCTGATCCGGATCGAGATCGAGCTGGCCGACGCGGCCTTCGGCTCGGCCCGCGAGATCAGCGTGGACACCGCGGTGATCTGCGTCGCCTGCTCCGGCGAGGGCTCGGCCCCGGGCACCCACCCGGTCACCTGCGACATGTGCAACGGGCGCGGCGAGGTCTCCCAGGTCACCCGCTCGTTCCTGGGCCAGGTCATGACCTCCCGGCCGTGCCCGCAGTGCCAGGGCTTCGGCACCGTGGTCCCCTCGCCGTGCCCGGAGTGCAGCGGCGAGGGCCGGGTGCGCACCCGGCGCAAGCTGACCGTGAAGATCCCGCCGGGCGTCGACAACGGCACCCGGATCCAGCTCGCCGGCGAGGGCGAGGTCGGTCCCGGCGGCGGTCCGGCCGGCGACCTGTTCATCGAGATCGTCGAGCTGCCGCACCCGATCTTCCAGCGGCGCGGGGACGACCTGCACTGCACGGTGACGCTGCCGATGACCGCGGCCTCGCTGGGCACCAAGCTGCCGCTGGAGACCCTGGACGGCCCCGCCGAGATCGACGTGCGCCCCGGCACCCAGTCCGGCCACGCGATCACGCTGCGCGGCCGCGGCATCCAGCACCTGCGCGGCACCGGTCGCGGCGACCTGATCGTGCACGTCGAGGTGAAGACCCCGACCAAGCTGGACCCGGAGCAGGAGGAACTGCTGCGCCGGCTGGCCAAGCTGCGCGGCGAGGAGCGCCCTTCGGGTGAGTTCGCCCCCGGGCAGCAGAAGCTGTTCTCCCGCCTGCGGGACGCCTTCAACGCTCGTTGA
- a CDS encoding N,N-dimethylformamidase beta subunit family domain-containing protein has protein sequence MRLLEGFTPAAAAIGTTPDVPDLGDDARAAVKGFASATAVAPGESVDFHISVAEPQEITVEIYRVGAYGDHRTALLGSSEQVAVVPQPEPVTDPDTGMITCLWEPAWRLNVPADWKSGAYLAVLRAGQGANYVPFAVRDPRRRANWLVVVPFACYQAYNMYPFDNARGKNLYYGFAENGEQASKLRASSVSFRRPYELTGMPREAERVHDFVVWAERQGYDMEYATSEDLDQGRVDPLNYKGLIFPGHDEYWSAGMRKSLVKAQDSGVSTVFLQANNVYWHIRYEGTTITCFKSRQDPVKTKRPGQTVMWRDLRLPEQELLGAQYVSLVKGDAPLVVTNADHWFWQAAGVSDGDTFPGLVGGEADAVHEKYQKADGTEFTVLARSPYTDGADGTREQQTVLHRKPSGAWVFDAGTFFWPMALGREGFADPRIEAATAALLARIAAGDGLASRSARRRAALTAAVKREASPSAVSAKAKPVVKRVGRKVKHTLKRP, from the coding sequence ATGCGCCTCCTCGAGGGTTTCACCCCGGCCGCCGCCGCGATCGGCACCACGCCCGACGTCCCGGACCTGGGCGACGACGCCCGGGCCGCCGTCAAGGGCTTCGCATCGGCCACCGCCGTGGCCCCCGGAGAGTCTGTCGACTTCCACATCTCCGTGGCCGAGCCGCAGGAGATCACCGTCGAGATCTACCGGGTCGGCGCCTACGGGGACCATCGCACGGCCTTGCTCGGCAGCAGCGAGCAGGTGGCCGTGGTGCCGCAGCCCGAGCCGGTGACGGATCCGGACACCGGGATGATCACCTGCCTGTGGGAGCCGGCGTGGCGGCTGAACGTGCCGGCCGACTGGAAGTCCGGGGCCTACCTCGCGGTCCTGCGGGCCGGGCAGGGCGCCAACTACGTGCCCTTCGCCGTGCGCGATCCGCGCCGCCGCGCGAACTGGCTGGTGGTCGTGCCCTTCGCCTGCTACCAGGCCTACAACATGTACCCGTTCGACAACGCGCGCGGGAAGAACCTCTACTACGGCTTCGCCGAGAACGGCGAGCAGGCCAGCAAGCTGCGCGCGTCCTCGGTCTCCTTCCGGCGGCCCTACGAGCTGACCGGGATGCCCCGGGAGGCCGAGCGGGTCCACGACTTCGTCGTCTGGGCCGAGCGTCAGGGCTATGACATGGAGTACGCCACCAGCGAGGACCTGGACCAGGGGCGCGTCGACCCGCTGAACTACAAGGGCCTCATCTTCCCCGGCCACGACGAATACTGGTCGGCGGGCATGCGCAAGTCCCTGGTGAAGGCCCAGGACTCGGGCGTGTCGACGGTGTTCCTGCAGGCGAACAACGTCTATTGGCACATCCGCTACGAGGGCACCACGATCACCTGTTTCAAGTCCCGCCAGGACCCGGTCAAGACCAAGCGCCCCGGGCAGACGGTGATGTGGCGCGACCTGCGGCTGCCCGAGCAGGAACTGCTGGGCGCCCAGTACGTCAGCCTGGTCAAGGGCGACGCCCCGCTGGTCGTCACGAACGCCGACCACTGGTTCTGGCAGGCGGCCGGCGTGAGCGACGGCGACACCTTCCCCGGCCTGGTCGGCGGCGAGGCGGACGCCGTCCACGAGAAGTATCAGAAGGCTGACGGCACCGAGTTCACCGTCCTGGCCCGCTCGCCCTACACCGACGGCGCCGACGGCACCCGCGAACAGCAGACCGTGCTGCACCGCAAGCCCAGCGGCGCGTGGGTCTTCGACGCCGGGACCTTCTTCTGGCCGATGGCGCTGGGCCGCGAAGGCTTCGCCGACCCGCGCATCGAGGCCGCGACCGCCGCGCTGCTGGCCCGCATCGCCGCCGGCGACGGCCTGGCCTCCCGCTCGGCCCGCCGCCGCGCCGCCCTGACCGCGGCCGTGAAGCGCGAGGCCAGCCCCTCGGCGGTGTCCGCGAAGGCCAAGCCGGTGGTGAAGCGGGTGGGCCGCAAGGTGAAGCACACCCTGAAGCGCCCGTAG
- a CDS encoding histidine triad nucleotide-binding protein — translation MADGQPQPDCLFCKIVAGEIPATVVRQTELTVAFKDINPQAPVHDLIVPRAHYANAAELAAEAPELAAALLVEAREVAKAEGIAADGYRTVFNTDAHAGQTVFHVHAHVLGGDFLGRFGT, via the coding sequence ATGGCCGACGGCCAACCGCAACCCGACTGTCTCTTCTGCAAGATCGTGGCCGGCGAGATCCCGGCGACCGTGGTCCGCCAGACGGAGCTCACCGTCGCCTTCAAGGACATAAACCCGCAGGCCCCGGTCCACGACCTCATCGTGCCGCGCGCCCACTACGCCAACGCGGCCGAACTCGCCGCCGAGGCGCCCGAGCTCGCCGCCGCGCTGCTGGTCGAGGCGCGCGAGGTGGCGAAGGCGGAGGGGATCGCGGCGGACGGCTACCGGACCGTGTTCAACACCGACGCGCACGCCGGGCAGACGGTGTTCCACGTCCACGCGCATGTGCTCGGCGGCGACTTCCTCGGGCGCTTCGGGACCTGA